A portion of the Phycisphaerae bacterium genome contains these proteins:
- the hcp gene encoding hydroxylamine reductase yields MFCYQCEQTAKGTGCTAHGVCGKDPETAALQDLLIHACKGIAMYAHRARQLGAKDRQIDVFVNQAVFSTLTNVNFDPKRLERLLRQAATLRDKAKGLYQDACRNAGQQPQELTGPAQWQPAASLNGLVDQGEDVSIQKRIDRLGPDVTGLQELMTYGIKGAAAYTDHAQILGVEDDAHYAAVHEALSYLADEPTDAAELTGKCLWTGQVNLKAMELLDRANTDTYGHPEPTAVRVTPVRGKAIVVSGHDLKDLEELLKQTAGKGINVYTHGEMLPCLAYPGLKKYPHLVGNYGGAWQDQRQEFDAFPGAILMTTNCIQKPKDSYKDRIFTTGLVGWPGVAHIANHDYKPVIDAALAAPGFTEDAPEKTITIGFGRNAVMSVAGAVIDAVKAGKIRHFFLIGGCDGAKPGRNYYTELAQQVPNDCVILTLACGKYRFNKLEFGDIGGIPRLLDVGQCNDSYSAVQIAVALAKAFNTDVNSLPLSLVLSWYEQKAVAILLTLLYLGIKDIRIGPSLPAFVTSPVLNVLVENFGIKPISTPQ; encoded by the coding sequence ATGTTCTGCTATCAGTGTGAGCAAACCGCCAAGGGAACCGGATGCACGGCCCACGGCGTCTGCGGAAAAGATCCGGAGACCGCCGCTCTGCAGGACCTGCTGATCCATGCCTGCAAGGGCATTGCGATGTACGCCCATCGGGCCCGGCAACTCGGCGCCAAGGACCGCCAGATCGACGTCTTCGTCAACCAGGCGGTCTTTTCGACGCTGACCAACGTGAACTTCGATCCAAAGAGGCTGGAGCGCCTGCTTCGCCAAGCCGCCACGCTGCGCGACAAGGCCAAGGGCCTCTACCAGGACGCCTGCCGCAACGCCGGCCAGCAACCGCAGGAACTCACCGGACCGGCCCAGTGGCAGCCCGCCGCCAGCCTCAACGGCTTGGTCGACCAGGGCGAAGACGTCAGCATTCAGAAGCGCATCGACCGCCTCGGACCCGACGTGACCGGCCTGCAGGAACTGATGACCTACGGCATCAAGGGCGCAGCCGCCTACACCGATCACGCCCAGATCCTCGGCGTCGAAGACGACGCCCACTACGCCGCCGTCCACGAGGCCCTCAGCTACCTCGCCGATGAACCGACCGACGCGGCTGAGCTGACCGGCAAGTGCCTCTGGACCGGCCAGGTCAACCTCAAAGCCATGGAACTGCTCGATCGGGCCAACACCGATACCTACGGCCATCCGGAACCCACCGCCGTCCGCGTCACGCCCGTCCGCGGCAAAGCCATCGTCGTCTCCGGGCATGACCTCAAGGACCTCGAAGAGTTGCTCAAGCAGACCGCGGGCAAGGGCATCAACGTCTACACCCACGGCGAGATGCTGCCGTGCCTGGCCTATCCGGGCCTCAAGAAGTATCCGCACCTGGTCGGCAACTACGGCGGCGCATGGCAGGATCAGCGGCAGGAGTTCGACGCCTTTCCCGGCGCCATCCTGATGACCACCAACTGTATCCAGAAACCCAAGGACAGCTATAAGGACCGCATCTTCACCACCGGCCTGGTCGGCTGGCCGGGAGTTGCCCATATCGCGAATCACGACTACAAGCCGGTGATCGACGCCGCCCTCGCCGCCCCGGGCTTCACCGAGGACGCGCCCGAAAAGACCATCACTATCGGCTTCGGCCGCAACGCCGTGATGTCCGTCGCCGGAGCGGTCATCGACGCGGTCAAAGCCGGCAAGATCCGCCATTTCTTCCTCATCGGCGGATGCGACGGAGCCAAGCCCGGCCGCAACTACTACACCGAACTGGCCCAGCAGGTCCCGAATGACTGCGTCATCCTCACGCTGGCCTGCGGCAAGTACCGCTTCAACAAGCTCGAGTTCGGCGACATCGGCGGCATCCCGCGCCTCCTCGACGTCGGCCAGTGCAACGACAGCTACTCCGCCGTTCAGATCGCCGTGGCTCTCGCCAAGGCTTTCAACACCGATGTCAACTCGCTGCCGCTCTCGCTGGTGCTCTCGTGGTACGAACAGAAGGCGGTGGCCATCCTCCTGACGCTGCTGTACCTGGGCATCAAGGACATTCGCATCGGCCCCTCGCTGCCCGCGTTCGTCACCAGCCCGGTCCTCAACGTCCTGGTCGAGAACTTCGGCATCAAACCCATCTCGACCCCCCAGGA